In a single window of the Candidatus Kaiserbacteria bacterium genome:
- a CDS encoding type II/IV secretion system protein translates to MATFDDSRINTQIDKLHHTEEERLLRQLAPKYGYPYVNLSETKVEVDVLRLFPEAVSTRFQCALFAKKGNVVSVAISNPKHPDIPAISDTLKTMGLSATLYLASHHSITQAWAHYHDTEKALAETRGVLDVNEKKIEEFMRDVHSHFDVGGMLAKIQGENNVDRTSRIIEILFGGALALWASDVHIEPEVASTRVRYRLDGVLMDVGDIDRDATSHIISRIKLLAGVKLNVRNIAQDGRFTIDIGSREIEIRTSVIPGAQGESIVMRLLDQKSANFSIDKLGLSPRLREIIDKELKQPNGAIVTTGPTGSGKTTALYSFLKAVSTPEIKIITLEDPVEYKLEGVVHTPISSAYSFASGLRAILRQDPDVILVGEIRDREVMEAVVHAALTGHLVFSTLHTNSAAAAFARLIDMGMDSRMFGSAFNIILGQRLVRVLCDKCKVERNMTTEELKMIQRILEAPVAIQTVFDAKGCEACGMNGYKGRVGVFEAIQVDEAVENVVLSDSREVAILAAAKPQGIPTMQQDGLYKALAGMTTLDELERVLGLYVE, encoded by the coding sequence ATGGCAACATTTGATGACTCTCGTATCAACACTCAAATCGACAAACTTCACCATACTGAGGAAGAACGACTTTTGCGGCAATTGGCCCCAAAATATGGCTACCCGTATGTGAATCTAAGTGAGACGAAAGTGGAAGTTGATGTACTTCGCCTTTTCCCTGAAGCGGTGTCAACCCGTTTTCAATGTGCACTTTTTGCCAAAAAAGGAAACGTGGTTTCGGTCGCTATCTCCAATCCAAAACACCCTGATATTCCCGCTATTAGCGACACATTAAAAACGATGGGTCTTTCCGCTACACTGTACCTTGCATCTCACCACAGCATTACACAGGCATGGGCGCACTATCATGACACTGAAAAGGCGCTGGCCGAGACTCGTGGCGTGTTGGATGTAAATGAAAAAAAGATTGAAGAGTTTATGCGCGACGTACACTCACACTTTGATGTCGGTGGTATGCTTGCCAAAATTCAAGGAGAAAATAATGTAGATCGAACGAGTAGAATTATTGAAATTCTTTTTGGTGGAGCACTCGCTCTCTGGGCTTCAGACGTGCATATTGAACCCGAGGTCGCTTCCACTCGGGTACGCTATCGTCTTGACGGAGTACTCATGGATGTGGGAGATATTGATCGCGATGCCACATCCCATATTATTTCACGAATCAAATTGCTTGCAGGAGTGAAGCTCAATGTCCGGAATATTGCTCAAGACGGACGCTTTACCATTGACATCGGTAGTCGTGAGATTGAAATTCGTACATCGGTGATTCCAGGAGCGCAAGGAGAATCAATTGTGATGCGTCTTCTCGACCAAAAATCGGCAAACTTTAGTATCGATAAACTCGGTCTGAGCCCTCGTTTACGAGAAATTATTGACAAGGAGTTAAAGCAACCAAATGGTGCTATTGTGACAACCGGCCCTACAGGCTCGGGTAAAACCACCGCACTCTACTCATTCCTCAAAGCAGTAAGTACTCCTGAAATTAAAATTATTACCCTTGAAGACCCTGTTGAATATAAACTCGAGGGTGTCGTGCATACCCCTATTAGCTCGGCATATAGTTTTGCCAGTGGCCTTCGTGCAATTCTTCGCCAAGACCCCGATGTGATTCTTGTAGGTGAGATTCGCGATCGTGAAGTGATGGAAGCAGTGGTACACGCGGCGCTCACGGGACACTTGGTGTTTTCTACACTCCACACCAATAGCGCTGCAGCGGCTTTTGCACGCCTTATCGACATGGGAATGGACTCGCGCATGTTTGGAAGCGCATTTAATATTATCTTAGGCCAGCGCCTGGTGCGCGTACTTTGCGACAAATGCAAAGTAGAGCGCAACATGACCACTGAGGAATTAAAAATGATTCAACGAATACTTGAGGCTCCAGTTGCCATCCAAACAGTCTTTGACGCAAAGGGTTGTGAGGCGTGTGGCATGAATGGGTACAAAGGACGCGTTGGAGTATTTGAAGCAATCCAAGTTGATGAAGCAGTAGAAAATGTTGTGCTTTCGGACTCACGTGAAGTGGCTATTCTCGCTGCAGCAAAGCCTCAAGGAATCCCTACCATGCAACAAGATGGCCTCTATAAAGCACTCGCAGGAATGACCACTCTTGATGAACTTGAGCGTGTACTCGGACTCTATGTGGAATAA
- a CDS encoding membrane lipoprotein lipid attachment site-containing protein, with the protein MKRVLLVLVSALMVSGCVVTARHAPQYQSHDSYYRERVVVTPPPTVYHIERRVVIVPAPDQRYHRDNGYRDRQYGRHYNRQHNEGRCMNTPYWHKHHKKYCH; encoded by the coding sequence ATGAAACGAGTTCTTTTAGTTTTAGTCTCAGCTTTAATGGTGAGCGGTTGTGTGGTTACTGCGCGCCATGCTCCTCAATACCAGTCGCACGATTCGTATTATCGTGAACGTGTCGTGGTTACACCACCACCTACGGTGTATCACATTGAACGGCGTGTGGTGATTGTGCCAGCACCTGACCAACGCTACCATCGCGATAATGGATATCGTGACCGACAGTACGGTCGACACTATAACCGCCAACACAATGAGGGTCGATGCATGAACACCCCTTACTGGCATAAGCATCACAAGAAGTATTGCCACTAA
- the tsaE gene encoding tRNA (adenosine(37)-N6)-threonylcarbamoyltransferase complex ATPase subunit type 1 TsaE → MKEKVINTIEELHALAEEILASCSPKSTAQVLALSGDLGAGKTAFTKELASLLGISYDITSPTFVIMKSYPIPAHSFFKTLVHIDAYRIESDDEMRVLGLAEILSEPTNLVCIEWPEKIQALIPKDAHTINISLVGTTRTITYGN, encoded by the coding sequence ATGAAGGAGAAAGTTATCAATACAATCGAAGAACTCCATGCATTAGCGGAAGAGATTTTGGCGTCATGTTCTCCGAAGAGTACCGCGCAGGTACTCGCGCTTTCTGGCGACCTGGGTGCCGGGAAGACCGCATTTACAAAAGAACTTGCATCTCTCCTCGGCATCTCGTACGACATCACAAGTCCGACGTTTGTGATTATGAAGTCATATCCGATTCCTGCACATTCTTTTTTTAAAACACTCGTGCACATTGATGCATATCGCATTGAATCCGATGATGAAATGCGCGTTCTCGGGCTCGCGGAGATTTTGAGCGAGCCGACTAACCTCGTGTGTATCGAGTGGCCCGAGAAAATACAAGCACTCATTCCTAAAGACGCACACACTATCAACATTAGTCTCGTGGGTACTACCCGCACCATTACGTATGGCAACTAA
- a CDS encoding phospholipase, with the protein MRKKIILGLCVLVCVIGFYNVYKPLPHNVNMRGTEYPVTREDVHFFTDTTYVDAAGTRHSEQEIFDEIFRMVRDADSYVLIDMFLFNDFLGTATSSYRGLSGELIDTLVAKKSEDPNTVIQVITDPLNSLYGEYDSKQLQTLKDAGIIVTETKLTTLRDSNPLYSALWRSILWWIPFGVVGDVLPNLLDARKEDVGIHAYLTMLNFKANHRKVIATDYLRPDGSRGMNVLLTSANPHDGSSAHTNTALRVDRGMWRDVIESEKAVVIFSGHTFTPPTSITDSEVSNANLGAQLLTEKSIKVAILYELKELNAGDSFDMAMFYFSDRDIIDALKEADARGVHIRLILDPNKDAFGRQKGGVPNRQVAHELLLHSKGNTSIRWCDTHGEQCHTKLLIFKKGDARVVVQGSANLTRRNIDNFNLEADVLVRGTTPEPLFSEIESFFEMEWSNENGRTYTTDYETYRDTEMKKKILYRFGEFTGISSY; encoded by the coding sequence ATGCGAAAGAAAATCATACTCGGTCTTTGTGTCCTCGTGTGCGTTATAGGATTCTATAACGTCTACAAACCCCTTCCCCACAACGTCAACATGCGCGGTACCGAATATCCTGTTACGAGAGAAGACGTACACTTCTTCACCGACACCACCTATGTGGACGCTGCGGGCACACGTCATTCTGAACAAGAAATATTTGATGAAATATTTCGTATGGTGCGGGATGCAGACTCGTACGTGCTCATTGATATGTTTCTTTTTAATGATTTTCTTGGCACCGCCACCTCTTCCTATCGCGGACTTTCAGGAGAACTCATTGACACGCTTGTTGCTAAAAAAAGCGAAGACCCCAACACCGTCATCCAAGTCATAACCGACCCACTCAATTCACTCTACGGGGAGTATGATTCGAAACAATTACAAACTCTCAAAGATGCAGGTATCATCGTCACTGAAACAAAACTCACTACACTCCGCGACAGCAACCCCCTCTACAGTGCACTCTGGAGAAGTATTTTGTGGTGGATACCCTTCGGCGTTGTGGGCGACGTTCTCCCCAACCTCCTTGATGCACGTAAAGAGGATGTTGGCATTCATGCATATCTCACCATGCTCAATTTCAAAGCAAATCATCGCAAAGTAATTGCGACAGATTACCTCCGCCCAGATGGCTCTCGGGGCATGAATGTACTCCTCACCTCCGCAAATCCTCACGACGGCTCGAGTGCCCATACCAACACCGCACTCCGCGTTGATAGAGGAATGTGGCGTGATGTAATAGAAAGTGAAAAAGCTGTTGTTATTTTTTCTGGACATACTTTTACCCCGCCAACATCTATTACCGATTCTGAAGTATCAAACGCAAATCTTGGGGCGCAACTTTTAACTGAAAAAAGTATTAAAGTGGCGATTCTCTATGAGTTGAAAGAACTAAACGCAGGAGACTCATTTGATATGGCTATGTTCTACTTTTCTGACCGCGACATTATAGACGCACTCAAAGAGGCTGATGCGCGGGGAGTGCATATTCGCCTCATCCTCGACCCCAACAAAGATGCCTTTGGACGTCAAAAGGGTGGTGTGCCTAACAGGCAAGTGGCCCATGAACTTCTCTTGCACTCAAAGGGAAATACGAGTATTCGCTGGTGCGACACTCATGGTGAGCAATGTCACACAAAACTACTCATATTCAAAAAAGGCGATGCGCGTGTCGTAGTACAGGGCTCAGCCAATCTCACTCGCCGCAACATAGACAACTTTAATCTTGAAGCTGATGTACTCGTGCGTGGCACGACTCCTGAGCCACTTTTTTCAGAGATAGAATCATTTTTTGAGATGGAGTGGAGCAATGAAAATGGGCGCACATACACCACAGACTATGAGACGTACCGTGATACAGAAATGAAAAAGAAGATTCTCTATCGTTTTGGAGAGTTTACTGGAATAAGCAGCTATTAA
- a CDS encoding DoxX family membrane protein — MLNLFPIQFLAPFAYLLLRVSVGFILIRLGIIHIRNRHALKDTLSSGIFPYGLFFAWYLGIVEIIIGTLFLVGFLTQLAAILSMVLSLKFIMMHKRFTHPLIPSRLTYVLLFFISLSLLITGAGLFAFDLPI; from the coding sequence ATGCTCAATCTCTTTCCTATTCAATTTCTCGCACCGTTTGCCTACCTTCTTTTGCGTGTCAGTGTAGGTTTTATACTCATACGTCTCGGGATTATTCATATTCGGAACCGCCATGCACTCAAAGACACCTTATCCTCTGGCATTTTCCCGTATGGACTTTTCTTTGCGTGGTATCTCGGTATAGTGGAAATAATTATAGGAACACTATTTTTGGTGGGCTTTCTCACTCAATTAGCAGCCATACTCAGTATGGTACTTTCACTGAAGTTTATTATGATGCACAAACGTTTTACCCATCCACTCATCCCTTCTCGACTTACCTATGTTTTACTCTTTTTTATTTCGCTCTCCCTCCTCATTACCGGCGCCGGTCTCTTTGCTTTTGATCTGCCTATCTAA
- a CDS encoding TrmH family RNA methyltransferase translates to MSTFVILHNIRSAHNVGSVFRSADGAGVSKIFLTGYTPAPVDRFGREREEILKTSLGATHTVPYEVVSDIQTLITQLGEEGVTLVAVEQTSHAIPYTSYAPQGDIAYIFGNEITGVEPEVLAYAPVHIQIPMSGLKESLNVSVCAGVILFHVRDIRA, encoded by the coding sequence ATGTCTACGTTTGTTATTCTTCACAATATACGAAGCGCCCATAATGTGGGATCGGTCTTTCGAAGTGCAGATGGAGCAGGGGTGTCTAAAATATTTCTCACGGGGTACACACCTGCTCCCGTCGATCGCTTTGGCAGGGAGCGCGAAGAGATTTTGAAAACTTCTCTTGGTGCTACCCACACCGTGCCGTACGAAGTTGTTTCTGATATCCAAACACTCATTACTCAGCTTGGGGAAGAAGGGGTGACACTTGTAGCGGTAGAGCAAACTTCGCATGCGATTCCCTATACCTCCTATGCTCCACAAGGAGATATCGCATATATTTTTGGGAATGAAATAACTGGCGTGGAACCCGAAGTACTTGCATATGCACCCGTACATATTCAGATTCCTATGAGTGGTTTGAAGGAATCGCTTAATGTCTCGGTGTGTGCTGGGGTAATTCTTTTTCATGTACGAGATATACGTGCATGA
- a CDS encoding UDP-N-acetylmuramoyl-L-alanyl-D-glutamate--2,6-diaminopimelate ligase: protein MDTFLYYIKRLIPTHLFRLLQPLYHYALALIGAAYYRFPSKEITVVGVTGTKGKSTVVELLNAIFEADGRRTAIAGTIRFKIGEKSERNMYKMTMPGRFFIHRFLRDAVNAGCDIAIVEMTSQGVLQYRHKFIHLDALVFTNISPEHIESHGSYEKYIAAKLEIAHALEESQKRPRYIIANRDDDQGARFLEAKVEHSLPYGLSDTELHTLNKDDISLIMQGTTLRVPLIGLFNVYNTLAAITCTRALGVPIKTIHAALAKLAPIKGRVERFKSPKGASRKITAVVDYAHTPDSLEKLYQAFEKETKICILGNTGGGRDTWKRPEMGRIAGKYCDRVILTNEDPYDEDPNKIIDEMVRGIEDESKLKIIMDRRTAIHTALEEAPDGSVVIISGKGTDPYIMGPHNTKTPWSDAKVVQQEMDTLFGKE, encoded by the coding sequence ATGGATACATTTCTCTATTACATAAAGCGCCTTATTCCCACACACCTTTTCAGACTCTTGCAGCCACTCTATCACTACGCCCTTGCACTTATTGGCGCTGCATATTACCGCTTCCCTTCAAAAGAAATTACCGTAGTGGGGGTGACGGGCACTAAGGGAAAGTCCACGGTAGTGGAGCTCCTCAATGCTATTTTTGAAGCCGATGGAAGACGTACTGCGATAGCAGGCACGATTCGGTTTAAGATAGGAGAAAAGAGCGAGCGCAATATGTATAAGATGACCATGCCGGGACGCTTCTTTATTCACCGATTTCTTCGTGACGCGGTGAATGCGGGGTGTGATATTGCGATTGTGGAGATGACCTCACAAGGAGTCCTCCAGTATCGACACAAGTTCATTCACCTCGATGCACTCGTCTTTACCAATATTTCTCCCGAACACATTGAGTCACATGGCTCATACGAAAAGTATATTGCTGCAAAACTTGAAATAGCACATGCACTTGAAGAATCACAAAAACGTCCGCGATACATAATTGCAAACAGGGATGACGATCAAGGGGCGCGGTTCCTTGAAGCAAAAGTGGAACACTCTCTTCCCTACGGACTTTCTGATACCGAACTCCACACCCTCAACAAGGATGATATTAGCCTTATAATGCAAGGCACCACACTGCGGGTGCCACTCATTGGACTTTTTAATGTGTATAACACCCTCGCGGCTATCACCTGTACCCGCGCGCTCGGGGTACCCATAAAAACAATACATGCGGCGCTTGCAAAACTTGCACCCATTAAAGGCCGCGTAGAAAGATTTAAATCACCCAAGGGTGCGTCGCGTAAAATAACTGCTGTTGTGGACTATGCACACACTCCCGACTCACTTGAGAAACTCTATCAAGCGTTCGAAAAAGAAACGAAGATTTGTATTCTCGGCAACACTGGTGGCGGACGTGATACTTGGAAACGTCCCGAAATGGGTCGTATTGCGGGGAAATATTGTGACCGTGTGATTCTTACGAATGAGGACCCTTATGATGAGGACCCAAATAAAATTATTGATGAAATGGTACGGGGTATTGAAGATGAATCAAAACTCAAAATTATCATGGATAGACGGACCGCGATTCATACCGCACTTGAGGAAGCGCCGGATGGGAGTGTGGTGATTATCTCAGGGAAAGGCACTGACCCCTATATCATGGGCCCCCACAACACCAAGACACCTTGGAGTGACGCGAAAGTAGTACAACAGGAGATGGATACACTTTTTGGAAAAGAATAG
- the ruvA gene encoding Holliday junction branch migration protein RuvA: MIARLVGEIIEVQPLHIVIMVGGVGYRVSVTSSSGFALGTQATLHTHLAVRENAQDLYGFTAPDALSMFEHLIKLPKIGPKTAIQILSQADITTIKKAVQTNDPVYLSKMSGIGKKSAEKIVMGLTDVFGDEIFGGETRGNQQDSDILDALMTLGYSQRDALTAVQKIPTDITDTNMRIKYALKTISA, from the coding sequence ATGATTGCACGACTTGTGGGGGAGATAATAGAAGTACAACCATTACATATTGTGATTATGGTAGGCGGGGTTGGGTATCGTGTGTCAGTAACAAGTAGCAGTGGCTTTGCACTCGGGACACAGGCAACGCTTCATACACATCTTGCAGTGCGTGAAAATGCTCAAGACCTCTATGGCTTTACCGCTCCTGACGCTCTTTCGATGTTTGAGCACCTTATTAAGCTTCCTAAAATAGGCCCCAAGACCGCTATACAAATTCTCTCGCAAGCAGATATCACGACGATTAAAAAAGCCGTGCAGACCAACGACCCTGTCTATCTTTCAAAGATGTCGGGCATTGGAAAGAAAAGTGCGGAGAAAATTGTGATGGGGCTCACCGACGTTTTTGGTGATGAAATCTTTGGTGGCGAGACACGGGGCAATCAGCAAGATTCTGACATTCTCGACGCACTCATGACACTTGGCTACTCGCAGCGTGACGCACTCACTGCAGTCCAAAAAATCCCTACCGACATCACCGACACCAACATGCGTATAAAGTACGCTCTCAAAACCATTAGTGCATAG
- the rpsT gene encoding 30S ribosomal protein S20: MAITRNAKKAHRAAQNKRVFNIRTKTIVHDVVKDFRTNVTKGAVTEAEALLPSVFKAIDKAAKRGVIKDNTASRKKSRLVASLRKVVVK; the protein is encoded by the coding sequence ATGGCTATCACACGTAACGCAAAGAAAGCACACCGCGCAGCGCAAAATAAGCGCGTGTTTAACATCCGTACAAAGACTATCGTCCACGACGTCGTCAAAGACTTCCGTACCAATGTAACCAAAGGAGCAGTAACAGAAGCAGAAGCATTACTCCCAAGCGTATTCAAAGCAATAGACAAAGCAGCAAAGCGTGGCGTCATCAAAGACAACACTGCAAGCAGGAAGAAGTCACGTCTTGTTGCGTCACTCAGGAAGGTAGTAGTGAAGTAG